A genomic window from Lotus japonicus ecotype B-129 chromosome 1, LjGifu_v1.2 includes:
- the LOC130728027 gene encoding uncharacterized protein LOC130728027 — protein MDPNNMADLDIYDVVIDELINDTTIEDMMQEEMEFYQRRANTVRPKRTRKVIERDREAGNERLWNDYFSENPVYTEELFRRRFRMRKHVFLRIVGALGSHDPYFLMSVDAVGRQGLSPLQKCIAAIRMLAYGSPADSVDEYVRIGESTAIECLKNFVEGVCAVFGETYLRRPNQEDITRLLQWGESRGFPGMLGSIDCMHWEWKNCPVAWKGQFTRGDHGKPTIMLEAVASQDLWIWHAFFGIAGSNNDINVLNQSPVFNEVLSGNAPMVNFSVNGTMYNMGYYLADGIYLPWATFVKTIPMLQGEKRQKFAKRQEGARKDVERAFGVLQSRFAIVRGPSRFWHPNEMKSIMYACIILHNMIVEDERNTYRGNFVYDQVNNDILDAEVVSGPIPAFRNILERRAHQIDRSIHHQLQADLVEHIWQLPENENNEN, from the coding sequence ATGGATCCAAACAATATGGCCGACTTGGACATTTACGACGTTGTCATTGACGAACTTATCAATGACACGACTATAGAAGATATGATGCAGGAGGAGATGGAGTTTTATCAACGACGTGCCAACACCGTTAGGCCCAAGCGAACAAGAAaggtgatagagagagatcgtgaagcTGGGAACGAGCGGTTGTGGAATGACTACTTCTCCGAAAATCCTGTGTACACGGAAGAGCTTTTCCGACGAAGGTTTCGAATGCGAAAGCATGTGTTCCTCAGAATTGTAGGGGCCCTTGGgtctcatgacccgtactttttaatgtctgtcgatgcagttggaagacaaggcctgtcaccattacaaaagtgcatcgccgctattcgtatgttggcgtacggatcacctgctgacagtgttgacgagtacgttcgaattggtgaaagtactgcaattgagtgcttaaagaattttgtggaaggtgtgtgtgcagtatttggtgaaacatacttgaggcgcccgaaccaggaagacattacccgcttacttcaatggggcgagtctcgtggatttccaggtatgttgggttctattgattgtatgcattgggaatggaagaattgtccagttgcgtggaaaggtcaattcacccgaggtgatcatggaaagcccacaatcatgcttgaagcagtggcatcacaagacttgtggatttggcatgcattttttggcattgcaggttctaacaatgacattaatgtgctaaatcaatctccggtttttaatgaggttttgagtggaaatgctcccatggtgaactttagcgtgaatggaacaatgtataacatgggatactatctagcagacggtatctatctcccgtgggctacatttgtgaagaccatcccaatgctgcaaggagaaaaaaggcaaaaatttgcgaaaagacaagaaggagcaagaaaggacgttgaacgtgcattcggcgttctccaatctcggtttgcaatagttcgtggtccatcacgcttttggcatccgaatgagatgaagtcaataatgtatgcttgcatcatattgcacaacatgattgttgaagatgagcgcaacacgtaccgaggtaattttgtttatgatcaggtcaataatgacatattggatgctgaagtagtaagtggtcctattcccgcttttagaaatatcttggaaagaagagcacatcaaattgataggtcaattcatcaccagcttcaagcagacttggtggagcatatttggcagcttcccgaaaacgagaataatgaaaattaa
- the LOC130728028 gene encoding putative FBD-associated F-box protein At5g53635 isoform X2 yields the protein MVDRISALPDEIICHILSFLPTENAVATAVLSKRWTHLWRSVSALDFSSVRMYEPDDHRFFFSDIVYSVLLFRNAATPIKKFSLELDDDVAVANLDIANIHKWVNFVTQCRVGGIEHLRLHFMDFIQLPQLPISILSCKTLVVLKLCGLHLINGVFSTGLPSLKILHVKKVEFTSDGLLKEFLAGCPILENLKARRIWITGESSFYRGGELADLGLPKLIRADIVRSRLPMLQPFYNVAFLRVDIEEVHYAFPYFHNLTHLELVIELYNSLVLVEMLKHCPNLQSLVFEVCKVWF from the exons ATGGTCGATAGGATCAGCGCTTTACCGGACGAAATCATCTGCCACATTCTATCGTTTCTCCCGACGGAAAACGCCGTCGCCACCGCCGTCCTCTCAAAGAGATGGACCCATCTCTGGCGCTCAGTTTCCGCTCTCGACTTCTCCTCCGTCAGAATGTACGAACCCGATGACCACCGTTTCTTCTTCAGCGACATCGTCTACTCGGTTCTTCTCTTTCGCAACGCCGCTACCCCCATCAAAAAATTCAGCCTCGAACTTGATGATGatgttgctgtcgctaatcttGACATAGCCAATATTCACAAATGGGTCAATTTTGTCACGCAATGCAGAGTTGGAGGAATCGAGCATCTTCGTCTGCATTTCATGGATTTCATTCAGTTGCCCCAGTTGCCTATTAGCATTCTCAGTTGCAAAACTCTGGTTGTTCTCAAATTGTGTGGGTTGCATTTGATCAATGGTGTGTTTTCAACTggacttccctcactcaaaatTCTTCATGTTAAAAAAGTTGAATTCACAAGTGATGGACTACTTAAGGAGTTTCTAGCTGGATGCCCAATTCTTGAGAATTTGAAAGCGCGTCGCATTTGGATCACCGGTGAGTCCTCCTTTTACCGCGGCGGAGAGCTTGCAGACTTAGGCTTACCCAAATTGATTAGAGCAGATATCGTTCGCAGTAGGCTTCCGATGCTGCAACCATTTTATAATGTGGCCTTCCTGCGCGTAGACATAGAAGAG GTGCATTATGCTTTTCCTTACTTTCATAATTTGACCCACTTGGAGCTTGTCATTGAATTGTATAATTCGCTTGTGCTAGTAGAAATGCTCAAGCACTGCCCTAACCTTCAAAGTCTTGTTTTTGAGGTTTGCAAAGTTTGGTTTTGA
- the LOC130728028 gene encoding FBD-associated F-box protein At4g10400-like isoform X1 — protein MVDRISALPDEIICHILSFLPTENAVATAVLSKRWTHLWRSVSALDFSSVRMYEPDDHRFFFSDIVYSVLLFRNAATPIKKFSLELDDDVAVANLDIANIHKWVNFVTQCRVGGIEHLRLHFMDFIQLPQLPISILSCKTLVVLKLCGLHLINGVFSTGLPSLKILHVKKVEFTSDGLLKEFLAGCPILENLKARRIWITGESSFYRGGELADLGLPKLIRADIVRSRLPMLQPFYNVAFLRVDIEEVHYAFPYFHNLTHLELVIELYNSLVLVEMLKHCPNLQSLVFERLDEAQRCDPENWIDPEFVPECLSFNLKTCTLRFFEGLKAEFQLARYVLKNARVLQSLTIFNERTISRRQIRKKLSSGLRSPSTSRCQLIIHPI, from the exons ATGGTCGATAGGATCAGCGCTTTACCGGACGAAATCATCTGCCACATTCTATCGTTTCTCCCGACGGAAAACGCCGTCGCCACCGCCGTCCTCTCAAAGAGATGGACCCATCTCTGGCGCTCAGTTTCCGCTCTCGACTTCTCCTCCGTCAGAATGTACGAACCCGATGACCACCGTTTCTTCTTCAGCGACATCGTCTACTCGGTTCTTCTCTTTCGCAACGCCGCTACCCCCATCAAAAAATTCAGCCTCGAACTTGATGATGatgttgctgtcgctaatcttGACATAGCCAATATTCACAAATGGGTCAATTTTGTCACGCAATGCAGAGTTGGAGGAATCGAGCATCTTCGTCTGCATTTCATGGATTTCATTCAGTTGCCCCAGTTGCCTATTAGCATTCTCAGTTGCAAAACTCTGGTTGTTCTCAAATTGTGTGGGTTGCATTTGATCAATGGTGTGTTTTCAACTggacttccctcactcaaaatTCTTCATGTTAAAAAAGTTGAATTCACAAGTGATGGACTACTTAAGGAGTTTCTAGCTGGATGCCCAATTCTTGAGAATTTGAAAGCGCGTCGCATTTGGATCACCGGTGAGTCCTCCTTTTACCGCGGCGGAGAGCTTGCAGACTTAGGCTTACCCAAATTGATTAGAGCAGATATCGTTCGCAGTAGGCTTCCGATGCTGCAACCATTTTATAATGTGGCCTTCCTGCGCGTAGACATAGAAGAG GTGCATTATGCTTTTCCTTACTTTCATAATTTGACCCACTTGGAGCTTGTCATTGAATTGTATAATTCGCTTGTGCTAGTAGAAATGCTCAAGCACTGCCCTAACCTTCAAAGTCTTGTTTTTGAG AGATTGGACGAGGCCCAGAGATGTGACCCAGAAAATTGGATAGACCCAGAATTTGTTCCTGAATGTCTTTCATTTAACCTTAAAACTTGCACTCTTCGATTTTTTGAAGGCTTAAAAGCCGAGTTTCAGTTAgcaagatatgttttgaagaaTGCAAGAGTTTTACAAAGCTTGACAATCTTTAACGAACGGACAATCAGCCGAAGACAGATTAGGAAAAAGTTATCCTCAGGCTTGAGGAGCCCTTCAACTTCAAGATGTCAACTTATAATTCACCCCATTTAG